One stretch of Epinephelus lanceolatus isolate andai-2023 chromosome 15, ASM4190304v1, whole genome shotgun sequence DNA includes these proteins:
- the LOC117267510 gene encoding rho-related GTP-binding protein RhoV-like codes for MACQRHDKPNRLKEELSCMLVGDGAVGKTSMIISYIFNGYNSEYRQTAFDVFTGLVHVSGIPARIKLIDTAGQEEFGHLRSLCYAHVDVFILCFSLVNPVSFDNITSKWIPQIRAGNPTSPIVLVGTQSDLCHNVDVLIHLDERNTKPVHFRRARRLSRRIRAHGYVECSALTQHNLKDVFDCAIFAAIKHKSTGTKSKKLSLLKRLKTFCDCGWRKISRFI; via the exons ATGGCCTGTCAGAGACATGATAAACCAAACAGACTGAAGGAAGAGCTGAGCTGCATGCTGGTTGGTGATGGAGCTGTGGGGAAGACCAGCATGATCATCAGCTACATCTTCAATGGATACAACAGCGAGTACAGACAAACAGCGTTTGATGTTTTCACTG GTTTGGTTCATGTGAGTGGAATTCCAGCTCGAATCAAGCTGATAGATACTGCTGGACAG GAGGAGTTTGGCCACCTTCGCTCTCTGTGCTATGCCCACGTGGACGTCTTCATCCTCTGCTTCAGCCTGGTCAACCCCGTCTCTTTTGACAACATCACCTCTAAATGGATCCCACAGATCAGAGCCGGCAACCCGACCTCTCCCATCGTCCTGGTTGGAACTCAGTCAGACCTTTGCCACAATGTGGACGTCCTCATTCATCTGGACGAGCGTAACACCAAACCAGTGCACTTCAGGCGGGCCAGAAGGCTGTCACGCAGGATCAGAGCTCATGGCTACGTGGAGTGTTCAGCTCTGACACAGCACAACCTCAAAgatgtgtttgactgtgctatATTTGCTGCCATCAAGCACAAGAGCACTGGCACCAAATCTAAAAAGCTCAGCCTGCTGAAACGTTTGAAGACTTTTTGTGATTGTGGATGGAGGAAAATCTCCAGATTCATCTGA